One window from the genome of Leucobacter aridicollis encodes:
- a CDS encoding Maf family protein, with amino-acid sequence MHLILASTSPARLSVLRGAGIEPACFSPEVDEEAEVHAREAELDRPLTAPELTEYLGRLKAEDVVRRYADEIAALGGGLVLGGDSMFLLGDEVLGKPHVPDVALERSKQHRGRTGTLHSGHWVIDCTAGPADGDAARLQLADFDGAPAVGSVDTATVTLAADVTDTELARYVATGEPLELAGGFAIDGLAGAFIEKIEGAPSCVMGLSLPALRRLVRDLGHDYTALWSGGSPLA; translated from the coding sequence ATGCATTTGATCCTCGCCTCAACCTCACCCGCACGGCTCTCGGTGCTGCGCGGAGCAGGGATTGAGCCCGCCTGTTTCTCGCCCGAAGTTGATGAGGAAGCGGAGGTACATGCGCGGGAGGCCGAGCTCGACCGTCCGCTCACCGCTCCCGAACTCACCGAGTACCTGGGGCGGCTCAAAGCTGAGGACGTGGTGCGGCGCTACGCTGACGAGATCGCCGCACTCGGCGGCGGGCTCGTACTTGGCGGTGACTCGATGTTTCTGCTTGGCGATGAGGTTCTTGGCAAGCCACACGTCCCCGACGTCGCGCTCGAACGCTCGAAGCAGCACCGCGGCCGTACCGGAACGCTGCATTCGGGGCACTGGGTCATCGACTGCACGGCTGGCCCAGCTGACGGTGACGCAGCGCGGCTCCAGCTTGCCGACTTCGATGGGGCTCCCGCCGTCGGCAGCGTTGACACCGCGACGGTCACCCTCGCCGCAGACGTCACCGATACGGAGCTCGCACGTTACGTTGCGACAGGCGAACCACTCGAGCTGGCCGGGGGCTTCGCAATCGATGGGCTCGCAGGCGCGTTTATCGAGAAGATCGAGGGGGCGCCGAGCTGCGTTATGGGCCTCTCGCTCCCAGCGCTTCGCCGCCTTGTCCGCGACCTCGGTCACGACTACACGGCGCTGTGGAGTGGCGGCTCCCCGCTCGCGTGA
- a CDS encoding PucR family transcriptional regulator yields MNALASPLPSVRDVLGLAELTAGAPELVTGEVGLDRGVRWAHVVAGSDAPALLDGGELVLTTGAGWPDPVGLGRGEASPAGADPSRTTSSPEQAAALDALVTALVDADPAAIVFELGARFGEAPAPLVAACGERGIPLIVLHRVVRFVQITQRVHQRVLAAQNEALEARAEVHAMLTELGLNRSPVDYVVDRIAATLGAPVVLEDAGHRVVAWSGSDATVLDHWAGAQAAGDSDPSLPAGTTRVPVEAQGNRWGWLTAFDGPPHAAGRETVLELGAFALALARLADPDGETWLDLSSKRLLDAALSGRFSGERELSAQLASGGLPVEGRALIGATLTGAGDFGSHESLEAAILSTALRRAVAPEGRVLLAPAPEGVAGPRTLLALLSFPQNDPRASASLTPATHPLAERLAHELTMMLPEPTPASWHAHLSIGVGASRPRALIASLERVAAAGAVPVGGARVRQAGNAATRVTVQLAEARPLAYLVRGLAGVPELEEFAAVALGPLVEHDAGAGAGHSGDLVRVLAAYLAHPTNRSLAAQRARLSRSVFYQRIALIEELLGADLADGETIAALTVALLARDRA; encoded by the coding sequence GTGAACGCACTCGCAAGCCCCCTCCCCTCGGTCCGCGATGTCCTCGGACTCGCCGAACTCACCGCGGGTGCCCCCGAACTCGTCACCGGAGAAGTGGGCCTCGATCGCGGCGTGCGCTGGGCACACGTCGTCGCAGGCAGCGACGCCCCCGCGCTGCTCGACGGCGGCGAGCTCGTACTTACGACAGGGGCCGGCTGGCCAGACCCCGTAGGCCTCGGCCGAGGAGAGGCCTCCCCAGCCGGCGCCGATCCTTCGCGCACCACCTCCTCCCCCGAACAGGCCGCGGCCCTCGACGCGCTCGTGACCGCCCTTGTCGATGCCGATCCTGCAGCGATTGTGTTTGAGCTTGGGGCACGATTCGGCGAGGCTCCCGCGCCGCTCGTTGCGGCCTGCGGCGAGCGCGGCATCCCGCTCATCGTGCTGCACCGGGTCGTCAGGTTCGTGCAGATCACGCAACGCGTGCACCAGCGCGTGCTCGCTGCACAGAACGAGGCACTCGAGGCACGTGCCGAAGTGCACGCGATGCTCACCGAGCTCGGACTCAACAGAAGCCCCGTCGACTACGTCGTCGACAGGATCGCCGCGACCCTCGGCGCCCCTGTCGTGCTGGAGGACGCAGGCCACCGTGTCGTTGCCTGGTCAGGATCAGATGCAACCGTGCTTGACCATTGGGCGGGCGCTCAGGCGGCAGGCGACTCCGACCCGTCGCTGCCTGCGGGCACGACCCGCGTTCCAGTTGAGGCACAGGGAAACCGCTGGGGGTGGCTGACTGCGTTCGACGGCCCCCCACATGCGGCTGGGAGAGAGACAGTCCTCGAGCTCGGGGCGTTCGCGCTTGCACTCGCGCGGCTCGCCGATCCTGACGGTGAAACCTGGCTCGACCTCAGCTCGAAGCGCTTGCTCGATGCGGCCCTATCCGGGAGGTTCTCGGGCGAGCGTGAGCTCTCAGCGCAGCTCGCATCAGGCGGCCTCCCCGTCGAGGGTAGGGCGCTCATTGGGGCCACCCTCACGGGGGCAGGGGACTTTGGATCGCACGAGTCGCTCGAGGCGGCGATCCTCTCGACAGCGCTCCGGCGCGCTGTCGCACCCGAGGGCCGGGTACTCCTTGCGCCGGCGCCCGAAGGGGTTGCAGGGCCACGCACGCTGCTCGCGCTACTGTCGTTCCCGCAGAACGACCCGCGCGCGAGCGCGTCACTCACTCCCGCTACTCACCCGCTTGCAGAACGACTCGCCCACGAGCTCACGATGATGCTCCCCGAGCCGACTCCGGCGAGCTGGCACGCACACCTCAGTATCGGTGTCGGGGCCTCGCGGCCGCGCGCACTCATCGCCTCGCTCGAGCGGGTCGCCGCCGCAGGCGCGGTCCCCGTCGGAGGTGCGCGAGTTCGGCAGGCAGGGAACGCTGCCACGCGCGTCACGGTGCAGCTCGCGGAAGCCAGGCCACTCGCCTACCTCGTGCGCGGACTGGCGGGGGTGCCAGAACTCGAGGAGTTCGCAGCCGTTGCTCTTGGGCCCCTTGTCGAGCACGACGCTGGTGCAGGCGCCGGGCACTCTGGAGACCTTGTGCGGGTGCTCGCCGCGTACCTCGCGCACCCAACGAACCGCTCACTCGCTGCGCAACGAGCGAGGCTGTCGCGGTCGGTGTTTTACCAGCGGATCGCCCTCATCGAAGAACTGCTCGGCGCCGACCTCGCCGATGGCGAAACTATCGCAGCGCTCACTGTCGCGCTCCTCGCACGCGACCGCGCCTAG
- a CDS encoding CoA-acylating methylmalonate-semialdehyde dehydrogenase: MAHIPHVIGGEKVEAAERTQPVYNPATGEQQHELGIASVATVEQAIAAAQAALPMWRKTSLTKRADVFFNLRQLLKQRTPELAAIVTSEHGKVLSDAAGEIARGLENVEFASGLLHVLKGERDEQVSTGVDVHSVKQPVGVVAAITPFNFPVMVPLWMIASAIACGNTVVLKPSERDPSASVFIADLFREAGLPDGVLNVVHGDKVAVDTLLDSPTVKAISFVGSTPIAKYIYERAAANGKRVQALGGAKNHMIVMPDADLDMSADAAVSAAYGSAGERCMAVSVVVAVGGTGDALVQKIADRMKDLKIGDGTDPTSEMGPLITKEAKERVESYVAGAEAEGATVVVDGRETKFEGGGFFTGVSLIDNVQTDSKVYRDEIFGPVLAVVRVDTYEEGLKLINDHQFGNGTAIFTRDGGLARQFEFEVEAGMVGINVPIPVPVGSFSFGGWKDSLFGDSHIYGPESIHFYTRSKVITTRWPNPDQSKVDLGFPSNS, from the coding sequence ATGGCGCACATTCCCCACGTCATCGGCGGCGAGAAGGTCGAAGCGGCTGAGCGCACTCAGCCCGTCTACAACCCGGCGACCGGCGAGCAGCAGCACGAGCTCGGCATTGCCTCGGTCGCAACTGTCGAGCAGGCAATCGCCGCGGCTCAGGCGGCGCTCCCGATGTGGCGCAAGACAAGCCTCACCAAGCGCGCAGACGTGTTCTTCAACCTGCGCCAGCTGCTCAAGCAGCGCACCCCCGAGCTCGCGGCGATCGTCACGAGCGAGCACGGCAAGGTGCTCTCGGACGCGGCGGGCGAGATCGCCCGTGGCCTCGAGAACGTTGAGTTCGCGTCGGGCCTCCTGCACGTGCTGAAGGGCGAGCGCGACGAGCAGGTCTCGACAGGCGTCGACGTGCACTCGGTCAAGCAGCCGGTTGGCGTTGTTGCAGCAATCACCCCGTTCAACTTCCCCGTCATGGTGCCGCTCTGGATGATCGCCTCGGCAATTGCCTGCGGCAACACCGTCGTGCTGAAGCCCTCTGAGCGCGACCCCTCCGCCTCGGTCTTCATCGCCGACCTCTTCCGTGAGGCTGGCCTCCCCGACGGCGTGCTCAACGTCGTGCACGGCGACAAGGTTGCTGTCGACACGCTGCTCGACAGCCCGACAGTCAAGGCGATCAGCTTCGTTGGCTCGACCCCCATCGCGAAGTACATCTACGAGCGCGCAGCAGCAAACGGCAAGCGCGTACAGGCACTCGGTGGCGCAAAGAACCACATGATCGTGATGCCCGATGCTGACCTCGACATGTCGGCTGACGCAGCCGTTTCGGCGGCGTATGGCTCGGCCGGCGAGCGTTGCATGGCAGTTTCGGTGGTTGTCGCAGTTGGCGGCACCGGCGACGCACTCGTGCAGAAGATCGCTGACCGCATGAAGGATCTGAAGATCGGCGACGGCACCGACCCCACCTCCGAGATGGGCCCGCTCATCACGAAGGAAGCCAAGGAGCGCGTCGAGTCGTACGTCGCGGGCGCCGAGGCCGAGGGTGCAACTGTTGTCGTCGACGGTCGCGAGACCAAGTTTGAGGGAGGCGGCTTCTTCACCGGCGTCTCGCTCATCGACAACGTGCAGACCGACTCGAAGGTCTACCGCGACGAGATCTTCGGCCCAGTACTCGCGGTTGTGCGCGTTGACACCTATGAAGAGGGCCTCAAGCTCATCAACGACCACCAGTTCGGCAACGGCACTGCGATCTTCACCCGCGACGGTGGCCTCGCACGTCAGTTCGAGTTCGAGGTTGAGGCCGGAATGGTCGGCATCAACGTGCCGATCCCCGTGCCCGTTGGCTCGTTCTCGTTCGGTGGCTGGAAGGATTCGCTCTTCGGCGACTCGCACATCTACGGCCCCGAGTCGATCCACTTCTACACCCGCTCGAAGGTCATCACCACCCGCTGGCCGAACCCGGACCAGTCGAAGGTTGACCTCGGCTTCCCGAGCAACAGCTAA
- a CDS encoding aspartate aminotransferase family protein, whose protein sequence is MADYIDLNGAEQAFGDTDAQREVRENDRGYVFHSWSAQGAINPIPVAKGEGVRFWDYDGKEYLDFSSQLVNLNLGHQHPGLVKAIQEQAGRMATIQPAMANDVRGELAKRIVEKSFDAARSVFFTNGGAEANEYAVRMARHHTGRQKVLARFRSYHGSTATAITLTGEARRWPNGTPDAGVVHFFGPYQYRSEFYSESPEQEAERALTHLEHTIELEGPNTIAAIILETVTGTNGIFVPPPGYLKGVREICDRHGIVLICDEVMAGFGRTGEWFAYQGFDVQPDLVTFAKGVNSGYVPLGGVVVSEDIHNTFVDKAFPGGLTYSGHPLACAAGVATFDIFEEEGIIERVRDLAARVIEPRLRELAAKHKSVGEYRGTGMFWALELVVDRDSREPLAGDAYNAVIAACKNAGLWPFAAGNRLQIAPPLVISEEDLVKGLDIIDAALEVADSYYTGN, encoded by the coding sequence ATGGCTGACTACATCGACCTGAACGGTGCCGAGCAGGCATTCGGCGACACCGACGCCCAGCGCGAGGTGCGCGAGAACGATCGTGGCTACGTCTTCCACTCGTGGTCGGCGCAGGGCGCGATCAACCCGATCCCCGTCGCAAAGGGCGAGGGCGTGCGGTTCTGGGACTACGACGGCAAGGAATACCTTGACTTCTCGTCGCAGCTCGTCAACCTCAACCTCGGGCACCAGCACCCCGGCCTCGTGAAGGCAATCCAGGAGCAGGCTGGCCGCATGGCGACGATCCAGCCCGCGATGGCGAATGACGTGCGCGGCGAACTCGCAAAGCGCATCGTCGAGAAGTCGTTCGACGCTGCTCGCTCGGTGTTCTTCACCAACGGCGGCGCAGAGGCGAACGAGTACGCTGTGCGCATGGCGCGTCACCACACGGGCCGTCAGAAGGTGCTCGCGCGGTTCCGCTCGTACCACGGCTCGACCGCGACGGCGATCACCCTCACCGGTGAAGCACGTCGCTGGCCGAACGGCACGCCCGACGCCGGCGTTGTGCACTTCTTTGGGCCGTACCAGTACCGCTCAGAGTTCTACTCGGAGAGCCCCGAGCAGGAAGCGGAGCGCGCGCTCACGCACCTCGAGCACACAATCGAGCTTGAGGGACCGAACACGATCGCCGCGATCATTCTTGAGACCGTCACCGGCACCAACGGTATCTTCGTGCCGCCGCCCGGATACCTCAAGGGTGTGCGCGAGATCTGCGACCGTCACGGCATCGTGCTCATCTGCGACGAGGTCATGGCCGGCTTCGGCCGCACCGGCGAGTGGTTCGCGTACCAGGGCTTCGATGTGCAGCCCGATCTCGTGACCTTCGCAAAGGGTGTCAACTCGGGCTACGTGCCGCTCGGCGGCGTCGTTGTCTCGGAAGATATTCACAACACCTTCGTTGACAAGGCGTTCCCCGGCGGCCTCACCTACAGTGGTCACCCGCTCGCGTGTGCGGCAGGCGTCGCTACCTTCGACATCTTCGAAGAAGAGGGAATCATTGAGCGCGTTCGCGACCTCGCAGCGCGCGTCATCGAGCCCCGCCTGCGCGAGCTCGCGGCGAAGCACAAGTCGGTCGGCGAGTACCGCGGCACCGGCATGTTCTGGGCGCTTGAGCTCGTTGTGGATCGCGACAGCCGCGAGCCGCTCGCTGGCGACGCGTACAACGCGGTCATCGCGGCGTGCAAGAACGCCGGCCTGTGGCCGTTCGCTGCGGGCAACCGCCTGCAGATCGCGCCGCCGCTCGTGATCAGCGAAGAAGACCTCGTGAAGGGCCTCGACATCATCGACGCTGCGCTCGAAGTGGCAGATAGCTACTACACCGGTAACTAA
- a CDS encoding DUF2853 family protein, translating into MSALEDIQKYAPGASPAVVAELERVYALALQDADARLVSYSDSAELALVRENFVKGKLGVAESDAAIDEAIATVGDRVPGHKQRLTVYYLLAAHYGKLGVFGG; encoded by the coding sequence ATGAGCGCTCTCGAAGATATTCAGAAGTACGCCCCGGGCGCGAGCCCAGCGGTTGTCGCGGAGCTGGAGCGCGTGTACGCGCTCGCACTGCAGGACGCCGACGCTCGGCTTGTCTCGTACAGCGACTCGGCTGAGCTTGCGCTCGTGCGCGAGAACTTTGTCAAGGGCAAGCTCGGAGTGGCCGAGTCTGACGCCGCAATCGATGAGGCGATTGCCACCGTCGGCGACAGGGTTCCCGGCCACAAGCAGCGCCTCACGGTCTACTACCTGCTCGCCGCGCACTACGGCAAGCTCGGCGTCTTCGGGGGCTAG
- a CDS encoding AEC family transporter, with amino-acid sequence MLDALTGFVVVGFAIFIGWVLGRTGVLDVSSRAVLAKLVYWVLSPALLFVVLSSADVDALFSSLLPVSAIAALTVIVTYAVVARVVWRRPAGETAIGALSAGQVNSSNIGIPLSLYLLGSAAFPAPVVLFQLLVLTPVALSILEVSAGGRFRVSAIARALVSPIIVGSALGVLVSVLGIKLPEVIFAPIELIANACVPVLLISYGVSLHGQRVLGAGGRRGEVILASALKLLVMPTLAWFFATAVFGLGAQETFVVVVLAALPTAQNVFNYAQRFGVGEDVARDTVFVTTLGCIPILVLATVVLG; translated from the coding sequence ATGCTCGACGCCCTCACAGGTTTTGTGGTCGTGGGGTTTGCGATTTTCATCGGCTGGGTGCTCGGGAGGACTGGCGTCCTTGACGTCTCCTCCCGGGCGGTGCTCGCGAAGCTTGTCTACTGGGTACTGTCGCCAGCGCTGCTCTTCGTCGTGCTCTCAAGCGCCGACGTTGACGCGCTGTTCTCCTCGCTGCTGCCAGTCTCTGCGATCGCAGCGCTCACGGTAATCGTGACCTACGCGGTCGTTGCTCGTGTCGTGTGGCGCCGTCCGGCCGGCGAAACGGCGATCGGTGCGCTCTCGGCGGGGCAAGTGAACTCAAGTAACATTGGAATCCCACTGTCGCTCTACCTACTTGGAAGCGCTGCGTTTCCCGCCCCCGTCGTGCTCTTCCAACTGCTTGTGCTGACCCCCGTTGCGCTCTCGATTCTTGAGGTCTCGGCCGGCGGGAGGTTTCGAGTGAGTGCGATTGCGCGGGCGCTCGTGAGTCCGATTATCGTTGGATCTGCGCTTGGAGTGCTCGTCTCAGTGCTCGGCATCAAGCTGCCCGAGGTTATCTTCGCGCCGATCGAGCTCATCGCGAACGCGTGTGTGCCAGTGCTGCTCATCAGCTACGGCGTTTCGCTGCACGGCCAGCGCGTGCTGGGAGCCGGCGGCAGGCGAGGAGAGGTCATTCTCGCGAGCGCCTTGAAGTTGCTCGTGATGCCCACGCTCGCCTGGTTCTTCGCGACCGCAGTGTTTGGGCTCGGAGCGCAGGAGACGTTCGTCGTCGTGGTGCTCGCAGCCCTGCCGACAGCCCAGAACGTATTCAACTACGCACAGCGGTTCGGCGTCGGCGAGGATGTCGCGCGAGACACCGTGTTTGTGACGACGCTCGGCTGCATTCCCATACTCGTCCTGGCGACGGTAGTGCTCGGCTAG
- a CDS encoding sulfurtransferase: MSDPTDDARRDLLVTPAELHDILQTQALAGDGPRTRVLDVRWTLTQPSGHSDYRSGHIPGAVYVDLESELSAHGVAELGRHPLPGGEALTHSARRWGLHPDDSVVAYDGGGNLASARLWWLLRDAGFDRVRLLDGALPAWIGAGFALETTEPSPAPGTVILTPGHLPTLALEDVGQFAQEHVLFDVRAPERYRGDVEPMDPIAGHIPGAINLPTSENLDDAGRFLPTEALRARFSLEAATGSGVGFSCGSGITASHALFAFALTGGNGALFPGSWSQWANTPDMPVATGSTP, translated from the coding sequence ATGAGCGACCCCACCGACGACGCACGGCGCGACCTTCTCGTGACCCCAGCGGAGCTCCACGACATCCTCCAGACCCAGGCGCTCGCGGGCGACGGGCCACGAACCAGAGTGCTTGACGTCCGCTGGACGCTCACGCAGCCTTCGGGCCACAGCGACTATCGCTCCGGGCACATCCCGGGCGCTGTCTACGTCGACCTCGAGTCCGAGCTCTCCGCGCACGGCGTCGCCGAGCTCGGGCGGCACCCACTGCCGGGGGGCGAAGCGCTCACGCACTCGGCCCGTCGCTGGGGCCTCCACCCAGACGACTCGGTTGTTGCATACGACGGGGGCGGAAATCTTGCCTCTGCGCGATTGTGGTGGCTATTGCGCGACGCAGGCTTCGATCGCGTTCGACTGCTCGATGGCGCGCTCCCAGCATGGATTGGGGCCGGATTTGCACTCGAGACTACAGAGCCTTCTCCTGCCCCGGGAACCGTGATCCTCACCCCGGGCCACCTCCCCACACTCGCGCTCGAGGACGTCGGGCAGTTCGCTCAGGAACACGTGTTGTTCGACGTGCGTGCGCCAGAACGCTACCGGGGTGACGTCGAGCCGATGGATCCCATTGCGGGACACATCCCTGGGGCGATCAACCTTCCGACCTCTGAGAACCTCGACGATGCCGGCAGGTTCCTTCCCACCGAGGCGCTCCGGGCAAGGTTCTCACTCGAAGCAGCAACCGGGTCTGGGGTCGGATTCTCCTGCGGCTCTGGCATCACCGCGAGCCACGCGCTCTTTGCGTTCGCGCTGACTGGCGGGAACGGTGCACTCTTTCCGGGATCATGGTCGCAGTGGGCGAACACCCCTGACATGCCCGTAGCAACCGGATCAACACCGTAG
- a CDS encoding MarR family winged helix-turn-helix transcriptional regulator: MTELNQPNPTPDQGPLALELARAAARLTRAASRIPGVTYSSIAWRVLADLERDGAARVTELALAQRVTQPSMTTLVQRLEGEGWIVRSPDASDGRATLVGISEAGVRALAGYREGAAALIVPALSRLDGPDRAALARAAELMLQIADEV, from the coding sequence GTGACCGAACTCAACCAGCCAAATCCGACGCCCGACCAGGGTCCGCTCGCGCTCGAACTTGCCCGTGCGGCCGCCCGCCTCACTCGGGCCGCGAGCAGGATCCCTGGCGTGACATACTCATCGATCGCGTGGCGCGTGCTTGCCGACCTCGAACGAGACGGCGCTGCCAGGGTCACGGAGCTTGCGCTCGCGCAGCGGGTCACGCAGCCGAGTATGACCACGCTCGTGCAGCGGCTCGAAGGCGAAGGCTGGATCGTTCGCTCACCCGACGCGAGCGATGGGCGCGCGACCCTCGTCGGCATCTCCGAGGCAGGCGTGCGAGCGCTCGCTGGTTACCGCGAAGGCGCTGCCGCGCTCATCGTGCCAGCGTTGAGTCGGCTGGATGGACCCGACCGTGCAGCGCTCGCCCGCGCTGCCGAACTGATGCTCCAGATCGCTGACGAGGTCTAG
- a CDS encoding MFS transporter has translation MTTNTYTQPTHTHKGTLTNTTEPRTSLFRQPTAVWAIAFACAISFMGIGLVDPILPKISEALNASQSETMLLFTSYLFVTGIAMFFTSWVSGRIGVKWALIAGLTLIVVFAGLAGLAGSVDAIIGFRAGWGLGNALFLSTALAAIVGAASGGSRQAIVLYEAALGVGMAVGPLVGGALGEISWRGPFFGTAILMAIALIAILVLLRFPKQSAAERSAARAAAPSVTASFRALGNPALLSLSLVAVCYNFGFFTLLAYSPYPVEAAAQAAGLDFGAHELGLVFFGWGLALAVTSVVVAPMLTRRLGLRPVLFVALSLFAVCLVLLGVCVASLAALVSLVIVSGLLLGVMNTALTEAVMEATDLPRSVASSTYSGVRFIGGAVAPAIAGPVAAALGAPAPYWIGAAAVVMAILVLALMGKHLAHIGEERDGGSVPSEIAEAQAVGVGDAS, from the coding sequence GTGACCACGAACACCTACACCCAACCAACCCACACTCACAAAGGAACGCTTACGAATACAACGGAGCCCCGCACATCACTGTTCAGGCAGCCCACGGCAGTCTGGGCAATCGCATTCGCCTGCGCGATCTCGTTCATGGGAATCGGACTCGTAGACCCGATCTTGCCGAAGATCAGTGAAGCGCTGAACGCGAGCCAAAGCGAAACCATGTTGCTCTTCACGAGCTACCTGTTCGTGACAGGCATCGCGATGTTCTTCACAAGCTGGGTCTCGGGTCGAATCGGCGTGAAGTGGGCGCTGATTGCCGGGCTGACACTGATCGTCGTGTTCGCGGGCCTCGCGGGTCTCGCAGGCTCGGTCGACGCGATCATCGGCTTCCGTGCAGGGTGGGGGCTCGGCAACGCGCTCTTCCTCTCAACTGCTCTCGCCGCAATTGTGGGAGCAGCGTCGGGCGGATCGCGGCAGGCAATCGTGCTGTACGAAGCGGCCCTGGGCGTCGGTATGGCTGTCGGCCCGCTCGTTGGTGGAGCGCTTGGCGAGATCTCGTGGCGCGGTCCGTTCTTCGGAACGGCGATCCTGATGGCGATTGCTCTCATCGCCATCCTCGTGCTCCTGCGGTTCCCCAAGCAGAGCGCGGCTGAGCGCTCGGCCGCCCGCGCGGCGGCGCCGTCGGTGACTGCGAGCTTTCGGGCGCTCGGTAACCCCGCGCTGCTCTCGCTGTCGCTCGTCGCGGTCTGCTACAACTTTGGGTTCTTCACGCTGCTCGCCTACAGTCCGTACCCTGTCGAGGCAGCGGCGCAGGCGGCCGGCTTGGACTTCGGGGCGCACGAGCTTGGCCTCGTGTTCTTTGGGTGGGGCCTCGCGCTCGCCGTCACCTCGGTCGTCGTCGCGCCGATGTTGACTCGCAGGCTGGGGCTTCGGCCCGTGCTATTCGTGGCGCTCAGCCTCTTCGCGGTCTGCCTCGTGTTGCTTGGCGTGTGTGTTGCTTCGCTTGCAGCTCTTGTGTCGCTCGTCATCGTGAGTGGGCTTTTGCTTGGTGTGATGAACACTGCGCTGACCGAGGCGGTTATGGAGGCCACTGACCTGCCAAGAAGTGTCGCCTCATCAACGTACTCGGGTGTGCGTTTCATCGGTGGAGCGGTTGCGCCCGCCATCGCCGGCCCTGTTGCGGCAGCGCTCGGTGCGCCTGCCCCATACTGGATAGGCGCCGCGGCGGTTGTCATGGCGATCCTTGTGCTCGCGTTGATGGGAAAGCATCTCGCTCACATCGGCGAAGAGCGCGACGGAGGCTCGGTACCGTCGGAAATTGCCGAGGCCCAGGCTGTTGGCGTGGGAGACGCGAGCTAG
- a CDS encoding apolipoprotein A1/A4/E family protein, which yields MEYLDTVASLLGIALAATTLGGLMTQGFRRLERRLATRLDEAVSGLDAKLTRQMVTLYVRLSGQADTLDAKLTGWLGAVGARIDTLDTNVTARIDTLDTNVTARIDALDTNVTARIDTLDTTFALQTNALDEKFTRRIDALDATFTARLEGFEETFTARLDGFEETFTARLDGFKATFTARLDGFEETFTARLDGFEARLIATDARLEKLDDRLYVLAARLGQVLEQRDAAHSPVAPGR from the coding sequence TTGGAATATCTCGATACGGTGGCGAGCCTGCTCGGAATCGCCCTCGCGGCCACAACCCTCGGCGGGCTCATGACCCAGGGCTTTCGACGCCTGGAACGGCGCCTTGCGACGAGGCTCGACGAGGCCGTTTCGGGGCTTGATGCGAAGCTCACTCGCCAGATGGTGACACTCTACGTGAGGCTTTCGGGGCAAGCCGACACTCTCGACGCAAAGCTCACCGGTTGGCTCGGAGCGGTCGGCGCGAGAATCGACACACTCGACACAAACGTCACCGCAAGAATCGACACACTCGACACAAACGTCACCGCAAGAATCGACGCACTCGACACAAACGTCACCGCAAGAATCGACACACTCGACACGACCTTTGCCCTGCAAACCAACGCACTCGACGAGAAGTTCACACGCAGGATCGACGCACTCGATGCGACCTTCACTGCACGGCTGGAAGGCTTTGAAGAGACCTTCACCGCACGGCTCGACGGCTTTGAGGAGACCTTCACCGCACGACTCGACGGCTTCAAAGCGACCTTCACCGCACGACTCGACGGCTTCGAGGAGACCTTCACCGCACGGCTCGATGGCTTCGAGGCGCGCCTCATCGCCACCGATGCACGCCTCGAGAAGCTCGACGATCGCCTGTACGTGCTGGCTGCTCGGCTCGGGCAGGTCCTTGAACAACGCGATGCGGCGCACTCGCCGGTGGCACCTGGCCGCTAG
- a CDS encoding CE1759 family FMN reductase: MADTKQLVIVNAGTSDPSTTRLLADRATTKTLAEAKRRGIEMEARVIDLRPLAGDIMAALTTQLVSAELERASDILRDADAIIAATPVYKAAASGLFTSFFQVLDNDLLIGTPVLLAATAGSPRHSLVVDDQLRGFFSYLRTVTAPTSLVSSPDDWNSSEFGGRVDRAATELMALVASGFRENARGEGWDSYQHSYGSAGGTELGINLDSDLMRLAAGGR, from the coding sequence ATGGCAGACACCAAACAGCTCGTCATCGTTAACGCCGGAACGAGCGACCCCTCGACCACTCGCCTGCTCGCAGACCGAGCAACCACGAAAACGCTCGCAGAGGCGAAGCGCCGCGGCATCGAGATGGAAGCCCGCGTCATCGACCTTCGCCCGCTCGCAGGCGACATCATGGCGGCCCTCACCACACAGCTCGTCTCAGCGGAGCTTGAGCGCGCGTCAGACATCCTGCGCGACGCCGATGCGATCATCGCCGCGACGCCCGTGTACAAGGCAGCCGCGAGTGGCCTGTTCACTTCGTTCTTCCAGGTGCTCGACAACGATCTCCTCATCGGCACGCCTGTACTCCTCGCGGCCACCGCAGGAAGCCCCAGGCACTCACTTGTCGTCGACGATCAACTCCGCGGCTTCTTCTCCTACCTGCGTACGGTGACGGCCCCGACGTCGCTCGTCAGCTCGCCTGACGACTGGAACAGCAGCGAGTTCGGCGGGCGCGTCGACAGGGCGGCGACTGAGCTCATGGCACTCGTCGCGAGTGGATTCCGTGAGAACGCGCGCGGCGAGGGCTGGGACTCCTACCAGCACTCCTACGGCAGCGCCGGTGGAACCGAGCTCGGCATCAACCTTGACTCAGATCTCATGCGGTTGGCGGCTGGCGGGCGCTAA